GAAGGCAGAAGCGGCACGCCGAGATCCAGGCCTCCATACCCTGCCATTGAAGGATTATGGGGCAAGCCAACGGTCCTGAACAATGTGGAGACCTTTGGCAATATAACCAAGATATTTTCAAAAGGCGCTGACTGGTATTCCAGTATCGGAACGGACAACAGCAAGGGAACAAAGATATTCTCACTTGTCGGCAAGGTAAAGAATACGGGTCTGGTCGAAGTGGAGATGGGGACCACGCTTCGAGAGATCATTTTTGGCATAGGAGGCGGGATCAGAAAGGGCAAGCGTTTCAAGGCGGTCCAGACAGGGGGGCCATCCGGGGGCTGTATTCCCATCAGCAGGATAGATATGCCGGTTGATTATGACAGCCTGAGAGAGGCCGGCGCCATCATGGGGTCCGGCGGCATGATAGTAATGGATGAATCGTCATGCATGGTGGATCTTGCCAGGTATTTCATACAGTTCCTGCTTTTCGAGTCTTGCGGAAAGTGCATACCCTGCAGGGAAGGGCTGAAGCAGATGCATCACATCCTGACAAATATCTGCGAGGGCCGTGGAGAACATGGAGACATTGAGACACTGACCGAACTGGGCCGTTTCATGACAACGACATCCCTGTGCGGGCTTGGCGGGACCGCCTCAAACCCGGTGTTGAGCACTATCCGCTATTTCCGTGATGAATATGAGGCGCATATATACGACAAGAAATGCCGTGCGGGTGTATGTAAGAACCTGTTTGAATATTATATCGACGAAGAACTGTGCAACGGTTGCACTCTCTGTAAAGTAAAATGCCCGGAAGGGGCCATCACGGGCAGGAAAAAGAAGCCGCACATGATAGACCCCCAGAAGTGTATCAAGTGCGGTATCTGTTACAGCCTGTGCAAGCTGGAGGCGGTTCGAGTCAGGTAGGCAATCTGGAGAGACGCTTGCAAAACTCAGGATTTTGCAGGCAGCTCAGGAGAGCAAGTAGTGAAAGTACCTATTATAGTTGACGGGCTGAGGGTCGAGATCGACCGGGGGACGCCGATCATCAATGCGGCCAGGAAGGCCGGTGTCTTTATTCCCACACTCTGCTATCACGAAGCCCTCAAGCCATACGGATCCTGTCGCCTCTGTATGGTTGAAGTCGTTCATAATAAGCAGCGACGTCTGGTGACATCCTGTAATTTTCCCGCAGAAGGAGGCATGGAGGTCTTTACCGATACTCCAAGGGTCAGGCAGATCAGAAGGATGATTTTGGAACTGTTGCTTGCCAGGTGTCCTGAAGTCCCGATGATCCGGACCATGGCGAAACAGATGGGCATCGAGTCCCCCATGTTCAAGAAGAGGGAAGCAAACGAGTGCATCCTGTGCGGTCTCTGCGTCCGCTTCTGCGAGGAGGTCGTCGGAGTTGGTGCAATAGGGCTTGCTAATAGGGGCATCGATCGCGAGGTGGCCACTCCCTTTAAAGTAGCATCGGATATATGTATAGGCTGCGGTGCCTGCAGCTACATTTGCCCCACAGGCTGTATTGAAATGGTGCCTGATGAAAAGAACCCGCGGCTGCGTCGCATGAAAATGGGTAGTCGCTCCCTGGTTTCCTGTCCAAATAACTACCAGTGTGAATCATGCCCTACGGAAGAGAATTTTCTTGCAGAAATGAAAACCGCGATTACCAAATTTCAAAGCACGTTCAGAAAAGCCTCTTCACGGTGAAGGCCACACATCCCTTAAAGAGCTATGGCCCTCAGAATTGTATATCGCATATTATGATTAAATATCGAAGTACAAGAAGAACTCATACGGATGGGGACGCAGCTTGACCGTGTTAACCTCTTTTTCCGTCTTGTAGTCGATCCACATGTCAATGACGTCCTGGGTGAAGACACCGCCCTTTAACAGGAATTCCTGGTCTTCCTTGAGTGCTGCCAGGGCCTTATCCAGAGAACCCGGGGCTGAGGGGATATCGGCCAGTTCCTCAGGGGGCAGGCCATAAATGTTCTTGTCCAGGGGCTCACCAGGATCTATTCTGTTTTCAATGCCGTCAAGGACCGCCATCAGCATCGCAGAGAAGGCCAGGTAGCCGTTGCAGGAAGGGTCCGGGGTCCTGAATTCGATCCTCTTGGCCTTGGGAGAATCTGAGTACATGGGGATACGGACTGCGGCGCTCCTGTTGCGGCTTGAATAGGCCAGGTTAACCGGGGCCTCAAAACCAGGCACAAGGCGCTTGTAGGAATTGGTTGAGGGATTGGTAAAGGCGCACAGGGCACGGCAGTGCTTAAGAATGCCGCCTATAGCGTACATGGCGATGTCAGAAACCCCGGCATACTTGTCGCCTGCAAAGGTGGGCCGGCCGTCCTTCCATATGCTGATATGGGTATGCATGCCTGTGCCGTTATCACCATAGAGCGGCTTGGGCATAAAGGTGACAGTACGGCCGTGGCGGTAGGCAACATTCTTGAGCACATACTTGAACCACATGAGCTGATCACCCATCTGGAGCAAAGGTTTGAATCGCATATCGATTTCCGCCTGTCCTGCAGTGGCTACCTCATGGTGCTGGCATTCGGCTTCAATGCCGACCTGCTCCAGTGTAAGCAGCATCTCGGTCCTCAGATCCTGAAACTTGTCCATTGGAGGAACAGGGAAGTAACCCTCTTTATGGCGGGGCTTGTATCCCAGGTTGGGGCATTCGTCCCGGCCCGTGTTCCAGGTGCCTTCTATTGAATCCACCTCGTAGAAGCAGCCGTTGCTGACATTGTCGTAGCGAACATCGTCAAAAATGAAGAATTCGGCCTCAGGCCCGAAGTATGCAGTGTCGCCAATGCCCGTGCCCCTGAGATACGCCTCGGCCTTTTTGGCTATGTTCCTGGGGTCCCTGGAATACGGCTCCCGGGTCACAGGGTCTACGATATCCCCGATCACGGCCAATGTAGGCTCTGCCAGGAACGGATCTAACCGGGCAGTGGTGGAATCAGGGACGACGAGCATGTCGCTTGCATGAATCGGCTGCCATCCGCGGATGCTCGAGCCGTCAAAGCCGAAGCCGTCTTCAAAGCTGGTCTCATCCAGCTCGCTTACAGGCACCGTGAAGTGCTGCCACAATCCGAGAAAGTCAAGGAAGCGAAGGTCAACTACCCTGATACCCTTCTCTTTAACCATGCCCAATACCTGTTTTGGTGTCATAAGATATCTCTCCTTTTGTATAGTTATTTGAGTTTGAAGTGCCTAAAGTTATGGTGCGCGCTTTCAGCGCGGTTAATATAAACAGATAGAGCGAAGCGATACCTTAACTTTAGGCACTTCAAACTTTAGTTCATTTAAGGCACTGTTCCGGCTTGTCCTGATTAGGTCATGGACAATCAGCATATTAAGGTTAAATAGCATCCTTGCCACGTTCACCGGTCCTGACTCTTACGACTTCTTCCAGTGGAAGCACGAATATCTTGCCGTCTCCAAGTTTACCAGTATGGGCAGACTCTCTGATCGTCGCCACCACCTGGTCCGCCTGAGCCGCATCCACGATTATCTCGAGCTTGACCTTGGGGATGAAATCTATCACGTACTCCGCACCTCTATAGATCTCCTTGTGTCCTTTCTGGCGACCATAACCCTTGACCTCGGAAATCGTCATTCCCCTGATGCCGATCTCGTTCAGGGCCTCCTTTACGTCGTCCAACTTGAAGGGCTTTATAATTGCCTCGATTTTCTTCATGGATTCCTCCTTAATCAAGAGATCGTCAAATAGTTGAGTCGTTGAGTCGGAAAATAAATATGTTAAATCAGCATATTAGAGCTTCAACCACATCAAGTGTCCAATTTTTATGCAAACCATATAAATTCAAATAATAATAACCACTGAACTAATCAACTACTGAACCATTTAACGAGGTCTGTAATCAGGTACATAGGGACGAACATAATATGCCATGCATTTTCTGTCGTCCTGAGGGCTTATTTATAGAGAATACCCGATTTCACTGTGCTGTGTGAGATCCAGGCCCTGGACCTCTTCTTCTGTGGTTACCCTAAG
This genomic window from Deltaproteobacteria bacterium contains:
- a CDS encoding (2Fe-2S)-binding protein gives rise to the protein MKVPIIVDGLRVEIDRGTPIINAARKAGVFIPTLCYHEALKPYGSCRLCMVEVVHNKQRRLVTSCNFPAEGGMEVFTDTPRVRQIRRMILELLLARCPEVPMIRTMAKQMGIESPMFKKREANECILCGLCVRFCEEVVGVGAIGLANRGIDREVATPFKVASDICIGCGACSYICPTGCIEMVPDEKNPRLRRMKMGSRSLVSCPNNYQCESCPTEENFLAEMKTAITKFQSTFRKASSR
- the glnA gene encoding type I glutamate--ammonia ligase → MTPKQVLGMVKEKGIRVVDLRFLDFLGLWQHFTVPVSELDETSFEDGFGFDGSSIRGWQPIHASDMLVVPDSTTARLDPFLAEPTLAVIGDIVDPVTREPYSRDPRNIAKKAEAYLRGTGIGDTAYFGPEAEFFIFDDVRYDNVSNGCFYEVDSIEGTWNTGRDECPNLGYKPRHKEGYFPVPPMDKFQDLRTEMLLTLEQVGIEAECQHHEVATAGQAEIDMRFKPLLQMGDQLMWFKYVLKNVAYRHGRTVTFMPKPLYGDNGTGMHTHISIWKDGRPTFAGDKYAGVSDIAMYAIGGILKHCRALCAFTNPSTNSYKRLVPGFEAPVNLAYSSRNRSAAVRIPMYSDSPKAKRIEFRTPDPSCNGYLAFSAMLMAVLDGIENRIDPGEPLDKNIYGLPPEELADIPSAPGSLDKALAALKEDQEFLLKGGVFTQDVIDMWIDYKTEKEVNTVKLRPHPYEFFLYFDI
- a CDS encoding transcriptional regulator (indirectly regulates nitrogen metabolism; at high nitrogen levels P-II prevents the phosphorylation of NR-I, the transcriptional activator of the glutamine synthetase gene (glnA); at low nitrogen levels P-II is uridylylated to form PII-UMP and interacts with an adenylyltransferase (GlnE) that activates GlnA) produces the protein MKKIEAIIKPFKLDDVKEALNEIGIRGMTISEVKGYGRQKGHKEIYRGAEYVIDFIPKVKLEIIVDAAQADQVVATIRESAHTGKLGDGKIFVLPLEEVVRVRTGERGKDAI